One genomic window of Desulfobulbaceae bacterium DB1 includes the following:
- a CDS encoding GTPase Era — translation MDLPEEKQVKSGVVALVGPPNVGKSTLLNALLGQKISIVSPKPQTTRNKILGIVNGDDFQIVMIDTPGIHAARSPLNLEMVRIAVDSLAEVDVIVFMIDTSFPVPSKISVAADHLKNVGKPAILLINKVDLVEPPALLPILDAYRSLYPFSAMIPISALKQDGTDLLLRELLRLLPEGPRLYPEDIPTDATERFIAAEIIREKIFLNTTQEIPYSCAVMVDSFREEEKKITIDATIYVERKSQKGIIIGKQGSMLKKIGQSARLELRDLLGINVVLKLFVKVQEDWSRDERFLKELGFGG, via the coding sequence ATGGATTTACCGGAAGAAAAGCAAGTTAAATCGGGTGTCGTTGCCCTGGTCGGTCCTCCCAATGTGGGGAAATCAACCCTGCTCAATGCGCTTCTCGGCCAGAAAATTTCCATTGTTTCCCCGAAACCACAAACCACAAGAAACAAAATTCTCGGCATTGTCAATGGTGATGACTTTCAAATCGTCATGATCGACACTCCCGGCATCCATGCGGCGCGCAGCCCCTTGAATCTGGAGATGGTGCGTATCGCGGTCGACAGCCTGGCCGAGGTGGATGTCATTGTTTTCATGATCGACACTTCCTTTCCCGTTCCGAGCAAAATCAGCGTGGCCGCCGACCACCTGAAAAACGTCGGGAAACCGGCAATTCTGCTCATCAACAAGGTCGACCTGGTGGAACCCCCGGCGCTGCTGCCGATTCTCGACGCCTACCGGAGCCTCTATCCTTTCAGTGCCATGATTCCCATCTCCGCCTTGAAACAGGACGGCACCGATCTCCTGCTGCGGGAACTGCTCCGATTGCTGCCCGAGGGGCCGCGTCTGTATCCGGAAGACATCCCCACCGACGCCACCGAACGATTCATTGCCGCGGAAATCATCCGGGAAAAGATCTTTCTCAACACCACCCAGGAAATCCCCTACTCCTGCGCCGTCATGGTTGACAGCTTCCGGGAGGAAGAAAAAAAAATCACCATCGATGCCACGATCTATGTGGAAAGAAAATCACAGAAAGGCATCATCATCGGCAAACAGGGTTCCATGCTGAAAAAGATCGGCCAGTCCGCTCGCCTTGAACTGCGGGACCTGCTCGGCATCAATGTGGTCTTGAAACTTTTTGTCAAAGTGCAGGAAGACTGGTCAAGGGATGAACGATTCTTGAAAGAGCTGGGATTCGGCGGCTAG
- a CDS encoding glutamate--tRNA ligase, producing the protein MSEVRVRFPPSPTGYLHIGGARTAILNWLYARKHNGKLILRIEDTDAERSTKESIDGILDGLTWLGIDWDEGPYFQTDFTSDHIAAAQKLLAGDQAYKCFCAKEDLDAKREAAMAAKLEVGYDGTCRNLTPEQVAEKEAAGIPSVIRFKVPRRDGMVGYDDKVLGRIEKKYAEIEDFVIVRSNGKPLYLHCNVVDDIRDRITHVIRGQDHLTNTLRQVLLYEALGAPLPIFAHMPLTLDLNKAKISKRSHGEIVAVQYYREKGFIPWALVNFLVLLGWSPGDDREIFTKEELIEAFSLERINKSHAIFNYRKDDPKFFTDPKAININAHYLRAMPVGEIGLMVKKELQAAGIWNDAFDGERKEWYLKTVDMIRDRFHTLKDFTTLGRAYFADDFDIEPQALEKNLRKTPQLKEWLPMLADRLAALPVFDHDSVEEAARKFAEEVGVKPGIPINGARAAITGLVKGPSMFELFVHLGRETVVKRLKDAGKYF; encoded by the coding sequence ATGAGCGAAGTCCGCGTCCGTTTTCCACCGAGCCCCACCGGTTATCTGCATATCGGCGGCGCCCGCACCGCTATCCTCAACTGGCTCTATGCCAGGAAGCATAACGGCAAATTGATCTTGCGCATTGAGGATACCGATGCCGAACGATCCACCAAGGAGTCCATCGACGGCATCCTGGATGGTCTGACCTGGCTCGGCATCGACTGGGACGAGGGCCCCTATTTCCAAACCGACTTCACATCCGACCACATCGCAGCGGCGCAGAAACTGCTCGCCGGCGACCAGGCCTACAAATGCTTCTGCGCCAAGGAAGATCTCGACGCTAAAAGGGAAGCCGCCATGGCCGCCAAACTGGAAGTGGGCTACGACGGCACCTGCAGGAACCTCACTCCGGAGCAGGTTGCGGAAAAAGAGGCGGCCGGTATTCCCTCTGTCATCCGTTTCAAGGTACCACGGCGCGACGGCATGGTCGGCTATGACGACAAGGTGCTGGGCCGCATTGAAAAGAAATATGCAGAGATAGAGGATTTCGTCATCGTCCGTTCCAACGGCAAGCCGCTTTACCTGCACTGCAATGTGGTGGATGATATCCGCGACCGGATTACCCATGTCATTCGCGGCCAGGATCACCTGACCAACACCCTGCGCCAGGTCCTTCTCTATGAGGCGCTGGGCGCTCCTTTGCCGATTTTTGCCCACATGCCGCTCACCCTGGATCTCAACAAGGCGAAAATCTCCAAAAGGAGCCACGGCGAGATCGTCGCCGTGCAGTATTACCGGGAAAAAGGGTTTATCCCCTGGGCGCTGGTCAACTTTCTGGTGCTGCTCGGCTGGTCGCCGGGCGATGACCGGGAGATATTCACCAAAGAAGAGCTGATCGAGGCCTTCAGCCTGGAACGGATCAACAAATCCCATGCCATCTTCAATTATCGCAAGGATGACCCGAAATTTTTCACCGACCCCAAGGCGATCAACATCAATGCCCACTATCTGCGCGCCATGCCGGTTGGGGAAATCGGGCTGATGGTCAAAAAAGAGCTGCAAGCAGCGGGCATATGGAATGACGCTTTTGACGGCGAACGGAAAGAGTGGTACCTGAAAACGGTTGACATGATCCGGGACCGTTTCCACACCCTGAAGGATTTCACCACCCTGGGCCGCGCCTATTTCGCCGACGACTTTGACATCGAGCCCCAGGCCCTGGAAAAAAACCTGCGCAAAACACCGCAACTGAAAGAGTGGCTGCCCATGCTGGCCGATCGCCTTGCCGCCCTGCCGGTATTCGACCATGACAGCGTGGAAGAGGCGGCCCGGAAGTTTGCCGAAGAGGTCGGAGTCAAACCAGGCATTCCGATTAACGGCGCCCGGGCTGCCATCACCGGTCTGGTCAAGGGGCCGAGCATGTTCGAACTTTTTGTCCACCTGGGCCGGGAGACGGTGGTGAAAAGACTGAAGGATGCGGGAAAATATTTTTGA
- a CDS encoding orotate phosphoribosyltransferase: protein MTDRQRLKEIILEKSFRKGKFTLTSGRESDFYFDGKQTTLSAEGAYLCGKLIFELIRKHPEKIGAVGGMTLGADPLVTAASIVSFLEHDPIPAFIVRKEAKGHGTNQYIEGIKNMPQGCLVTLLEDVVTTGGTLLKVIDRVQAQGYTVAQIVTVVDRQEGGAETLAANGYKLESVFTKDELMAG, encoded by the coding sequence ATGACAGACAGACAACGACTGAAAGAAATCATTCTGGAAAAATCCTTCCGCAAAGGGAAATTCACCCTCACCTCGGGACGGGAGTCCGATTTTTATTTTGACGGCAAGCAGACCACCCTTTCCGCGGAAGGGGCCTACCTGTGCGGCAAACTCATCTTTGAACTGATCAGAAAGCATCCGGAAAAAATCGGGGCGGTGGGCGGCATGACCCTGGGCGCCGATCCGCTGGTAACGGCCGCGTCCATTGTCAGTTTTCTGGAACATGATCCGATCCCGGCCTTTATCGTCCGCAAGGAAGCCAAAGGGCACGGCACGAACCAGTATATTGAAGGCATCAAAAACATGCCGCAAGGGTGCCTGGTCACCCTGCTGGAGGATGTGGTAACCACCGGCGGCACCCTGCTCAAGGTCATTGACCGGGTCCAGGCCCAGGGATACACGGTGGCGCAGATCGTCACCGTGGTTGACCGGCAGGAAGGGGGAGCGGAAACTTTGGCGGCAAACGGCTACAAACTTGAGTCCGTATTCACCAAAGACGAACTGATGGCCGGGTGA
- a CDS encoding glutamine--tRNA ligase: MHTENNNPPSAIHNPKSMDFIRTIIAEDVASNKHEGRVTTRFPPEPNGFLHIGHAKSICLNFGVALENNGVCHMRFDDTNPSKEEAAYVEAIQKDVRWLGFDWGDKLFFASDYFDRLYDYAVELIKMGRAYVCSLSAEEMRQHRGTLTEPGKDSPYRNRSVSENLDLFARMRAGEFADGTHVLRAKIDMTSGNINMRDPVIYRILHAHHHRTGDKWCIYPMYDYTHCLSDAIEGITHSLCTLEFEDHRPLYDWVLDTLQTPCHPRQIEFARLNLTYTVMSKRKLLQLVNEKYVSGWDDPRMLTISGLRRRGYTPAAIRAFCDTIGMAKRESRVDMGVLENAIRDDLNNNAPRAMAVLRPLKVIITNYPEDREEELEIANHPQNESMGGRKIPFCREIHIEQDDFMEEPPKKFFRLAPGREVRLRAAYLITCDKVIKDESGLVTELHCSYDPASRGGSAPDGRKVKGTLHWVSARHAIPAEVRIYDRLFNVENPEEDKEKNFKDHLNPNSLEILPNAKIEPGLAGATADERFQFERMGYFCLDPVDSLPGKKVFNRIVTLRDSWEKMATKRE, translated from the coding sequence ATGCATACTGAAAACAATAATCCGCCATCCGCAATCCACAATCCGAAATCAATGGATTTCATCCGGACCATCATTGCCGAGGATGTCGCAAGCAACAAACACGAGGGCCGGGTGACAACCCGTTTCCCGCCGGAACCGAACGGTTTTCTCCATATCGGCCACGCAAAATCCATCTGTCTCAACTTCGGCGTTGCCCTGGAAAACAACGGCGTCTGCCACATGCGCTTTGATGACACCAATCCCTCCAAGGAAGAGGCCGCCTATGTGGAAGCAATACAAAAAGACGTGCGCTGGCTCGGCTTTGACTGGGGCGACAAACTCTTTTTTGCCTCCGACTATTTTGATCGGCTCTACGACTATGCGGTGGAGCTGATCAAAATGGGCAGGGCCTATGTCTGCAGCCTGTCCGCCGAAGAGATGAGACAGCACCGGGGAACACTCACCGAACCGGGCAAGGACAGCCCTTATCGCAACCGGAGCGTGTCGGAAAATCTCGATCTTTTTGCCCGCATGCGGGCCGGAGAATTTGCCGACGGCACGCATGTGCTGCGGGCGAAAATCGATATGACTTCAGGGAACATCAATATGCGGGATCCGGTCATCTACCGCATCCTTCATGCCCATCATCACCGCACCGGCGACAAGTGGTGCATCTACCCCATGTACGATTACACCCATTGCCTGTCCGATGCCATCGAGGGGATCACCCACTCCCTCTGCACCCTGGAGTTCGAGGATCACCGTCCCCTCTACGACTGGGTGCTTGACACCCTGCAGACCCCCTGCCACCCCCGGCAGATCGAGTTCGCCAGACTCAACCTCACCTATACGGTGATGAGCAAGCGCAAACTGCTGCAGCTGGTCAATGAGAAATATGTCAGCGGCTGGGATGACCCGCGCATGCTGACCATCTCCGGACTCAGGCGTCGGGGCTACACCCCGGCCGCCATCCGTGCTTTTTGCGACACCATCGGTATGGCCAAGCGGGAAAGCCGGGTGGACATGGGTGTGCTGGAAAACGCCATCCGTGACGACTTGAACAACAATGCCCCCCGGGCCATGGCGGTGCTGCGTCCCTTGAAGGTAATCATCACCAATTATCCGGAAGACCGGGAAGAGGAACTTGAAATCGCCAATCATCCCCAGAATGAATCGATGGGCGGCAGAAAAATACCCTTCTGCCGGGAAATCCATATTGAACAGGATGATTTCATGGAAGAGCCGCCGAAAAAATTCTTCCGCCTGGCTCCTGGGCGGGAAGTACGGCTGCGTGCCGCCTATCTCATCACCTGCGACAAGGTCATCAAGGATGAAAGCGGCCTGGTGACGGAACTGCACTGCAGCTATGATCCCGCCAGCCGCGGCGGCTCGGCCCCGGACGGACGCAAGGTCAAGGGAACCCTGCACTGGGTGTCCGCCCGCCATGCCATCCCCGCCGAGGTGCGGATCTATGACCGCCTTTTCAATGTGGAAAATCCGGAAGAAGACAAGGAAAAGAATTTCAAGGATCATCTCAACCCGAACTCCCTGGAAATCCTGCCAAATGCCAAAATCGAACCGGGACTTGCCGGGGCAACAGCCGATGAACGCTTTCAGTTTGAAAGAATGGGCTATTTCTGCCTCGACCCGGTTGACTCCCTGCCCGGGAAAAAGGTGTTCAACCGCATCGTCACCCTGCGCGACAGCTGGGAGAAGATGGCGACCAAGCGCGAATGA